The following coding sequences lie in one Metallumcola ferriviriculae genomic window:
- a CDS encoding S-layer homology domain-containing protein: MGIKKKLLGLAVIIILSIWTSVGVEAADGLLPVEHRSIYAGSAVSYYITAGGKLYGAGRNTQNQLGNGTKIDSATPILILEDAVFVEGGLKNYAITSNGDLYTWGVDRDGPLEPAIKPHKILSNVSSVSECGGRAVAVSRKGELYEIDYYDNTRKLMDNVKSASVGYSFTVVVKRDGTVLFWEGSLEKGTAQPKEVLDNVVHVVSGSGHTLALKNDGTLWAWGNNYDGQVGVDSRYARNGKTPTKIMENVRYIDAVNGPSDSEKNGESSLAIKNDGSLWIWGKRAGGGPFGDDMRMDVPYKVMDGVLTASIGSHLLAVKIDGSLWAMGYNNTGQFGNGQTYWVDQPVKIMSDVKDIAASETYGMAIKNDGTVWAWGKIKNASDGDRWRVYRGWDDIQNEKDLISNTPVRVFDFDNAIEIAAAPEHRLVLLEDGSLWAWGDNYASKLGDNTTKDSANPIKVMDEVKSIEVNRNNSLALKYDGTLYSWGEIETLSEYASKPPQKKADNVVAFDSMWDGIIYVSEDGEIYSSVHAGEANPKVEKDLYNGDNIWVVPTNNTGQPYVLPTNVTKLLGNRLTGLHYTYALTSDGTFYGANAVSDKFDSEQQPIKIMDDVKDISGMNPYIVKSDGTLFRYEYGDPNKPILSNIHKIDTAWESGLKLALDNDGNVYAWGGNTYGQVGNGTQSFYAEPVQLRNGIMVPKDEYSPSPWAVGEIEKGKQYNLVTEKVLSSYQRDITREEFCEIVVKLYEALAGKTVAESLDSNFSDTNNQEILKANSLGIVKGISETEFAPYAIITREQIAVMFYRTLIALDPSLAKEKWEVNFADKSEISSWALDAIGFMNANGILGGMGNNKVIPKGNATREQAIALIVRIFEKFN, translated from the coding sequence ATGGGAATAAAGAAAAAATTGTTAGGATTGGCGGTTATTATAATACTTTCTATTTGGACAAGTGTAGGGGTGGAAGCAGCAGATGGACTGTTGCCTGTTGAGCACAGGTCAATTTATGCGGGTTCTGCAGTATCTTACTATATAACTGCTGGAGGTAAACTTTATGGTGCTGGTAGAAATACGCAAAATCAGTTGGGAAATGGTACCAAAATAGATAGCGCTACGCCTATCTTAATACTCGAGGATGCCGTTTTTGTTGAAGGTGGCCTCAAAAACTATGCTATAACTTCTAATGGTGACCTATACACTTGGGGAGTTGATCGTGACGGTCCATTGGAACCAGCAATTAAGCCCCATAAGATACTCAGTAATGTTTCCTCAGTTTCTGAATGTGGGGGCAGAGCTGTTGCTGTTTCTAGAAAAGGAGAATTATACGAAATTGATTATTATGATAATACAAGGAAACTTATGGATAATGTTAAGTCAGCGTCCGTGGGATATAGTTTTACAGTTGTAGTAAAAAGGGATGGAACAGTGTTGTTTTGGGAGGGTAGTCTAGAAAAGGGGACTGCTCAACCAAAGGAGGTTCTTGATAATGTCGTACACGTTGTTTCTGGGTCGGGCCATACTTTGGCATTGAAGAATGATGGGACATTATGGGCTTGGGGAAATAACTATGATGGGCAGGTAGGTGTCGATTCTCGATATGCTAGAAACGGGAAAACTCCAACAAAAATTATGGAGAACGTCAGATATATAGATGCAGTTAATGGTCCTTCGGATTCGGAAAAAAATGGCGAAAGTTCGTTAGCAATAAAGAATGATGGCAGCCTATGGATATGGGGGAAGCGTGCTGGAGGAGGCCCATTTGGTGATGATATGCGTATGGATGTGCCATACAAAGTAATGGATGGTGTACTGACAGCTTCAATTGGGTCACATCTGTTAGCTGTAAAAATTGATGGGTCGCTGTGGGCAATGGGTTATAATAATACCGGACAGTTTGGAAACGGACAAACGTATTGGGTTGATCAGCCGGTTAAGATAATGAGTGACGTTAAGGATATTGCTGCTTCTGAAACATACGGGATGGCTATAAAGAATGACGGTACGGTCTGGGCATGGGGAAAAATAAAGAATGCTTCGGATGGAGATCGGTGGAGAGTGTATCGTGGCTGGGATGATATACAAAATGAAAAGGATTTGATTTCGAATACTCCGGTTAGAGTCTTTGATTTTGACAATGCGATTGAAATTGCAGCTGCGCCTGAACACAGACTTGTTTTGTTGGAGGATGGTTCTCTTTGGGCGTGGGGAGATAATTACGCTAGTAAATTGGGAGACAATACGACTAAGGATAGTGCTAACCCCATCAAAGTTATGGATGAGGTTAAAAGCATTGAAGTAAATCGAAATAACTCTCTTGCATTAAAGTATGACGGGACATTGTACTCTTGGGGTGAGATTGAAACCCTATCTGAGTATGCTTCGAAACCGCCTCAAAAAAAAGCTGATAATGTAGTAGCATTTGACTCTATGTGGGATGGAATTATTTACGTTTCAGAGGATGGGGAAATTTACAGCAGTGTTCATGCTGGCGAAGCTAATCCTAAGGTTGAAAAGGATCTATATAATGGTGATAACATCTGGGTGGTGCCGACAAACAATACTGGTCAGCCCTATGTACTACCGACAAACGTTACTAAACTTTTGGGTAACAGATTAACAGGGTTACATTATACCTACGCCTTAACTTCAGATGGAACGTTCTATGGTGCTAATGCAGTTTCGGATAAGTTTGATTCAGAGCAGCAACCAATAAAAATTATGGATGACGTAAAGGATATATCCGGAATGAATCCATACATTGTAAAGAGTGATGGTACTTTATTTAGATACGAATATGGTGACCCCAATAAACCTATACTCAGTAACATACATAAAATCGATACGGCATGGGAATCTGGATTAAAATTAGCACTAGACAATGATGGAAACGTATATGCTTGGGGAGGTAACACTTATGGACAAGTAGGAAATGGTACTCAATCATTTTATGCGGAACCAGTGCAGCTTCGAAACGGAATAATGGTCCCGAAAGATGAATACTCCCCTTCCCCCTGGGCTGTAGGTGAGATAGAGAAAGGGAAACAGTACAATCTTGTGACAGAAAAGGTACTGTCTTCATACCAGCGAGACATTACCAGAGAAGAATTCTGTGAAATTGTCGTTAAACTCTATGAAGCCTTGGCAGGAAAAACAGTCGCAGAGTCTTTAGATAGTAATTTTAGTGACACTAATAATCAGGAGATTTTAAAAGCTAACTCCCTGGGTATTGTCAAAGGTATCAGTGAAACTGAGTTTGCCCCATACGCTATCATTACAAGAGAGCAGATTGCAGTAATGTTTTACCGAACATTAATAGCATTAGACCCTTCTCTGGCTAAAGAAAAATGGGAAGTAAATTTTGCCGACAAAAGTGAAATATCCAGTTGGGCACTTGATGCGATAGGTTTTATGAACGCCAATGGGATTTTGGGCGGAATGGGAAACAACAAGGTTATTCCTAAAGGCAATGCCACCAGAGAGCAAGCTATCGCCCTTATTGTTCGTATTTTTGAGAAATTTAATTAG